In the genome of Bradyrhizobium arachidis, one region contains:
- a CDS encoding Gfo/Idh/MocA family protein, whose amino-acid sequence MAKIRVGLVGCGFVSELHMYAFRRVYGVDVEVAAVAARGDKVVAFAQHHNIPRVYRSFAELIADRELDVIDICTPPNLHAGMIVASMQAGKHVICEKPFAGYFGRESDKQPIGKHVPKALMYERVLEEMDATRAAIERTGKLFMYAEDWIYAPAVTKIAEIIKATKDKILFMKGEESHSGSHAAHAAQWAMTGGGSLIRMGCHPLSAVLYLKQVEAKARGESIRVASVTCDVGNVTAVLKPEERTYIKANPVDVEDWGTLTATFSDGTKATVFSGDMIMGGVRNLIETYTSGGSLFANITPNTHLMSYQTSEEKLASVYITEKVDRKTGWQYVCLEEEWTRGYLQEIQDFMECAASGRQPLSDLALAYETIKVNYAGYWAAEEGKRVVL is encoded by the coding sequence ATGGCCAAGATCAGGGTTGGGCTCGTCGGCTGCGGCTTCGTGTCGGAGCTGCATATGTATGCGTTCCGGCGTGTCTATGGCGTTGATGTGGAGGTCGCGGCGGTGGCCGCGCGCGGCGACAAAGTTGTCGCGTTCGCCCAGCATCACAATATCCCGCGGGTCTATCGGAGCTTTGCCGAATTGATCGCGGATCGCGAGCTCGATGTCATCGACATCTGCACCCCGCCCAACCTCCATGCCGGGATGATCGTCGCGAGCATGCAGGCCGGCAAGCACGTGATCTGCGAAAAGCCGTTCGCGGGCTATTTCGGCCGCGAGAGCGACAAGCAGCCGATCGGCAAACATGTGCCGAAGGCGCTGATGTATGAGCGCGTGCTGGAGGAGATGGACGCGACACGCGCCGCGATCGAGCGGACCGGCAAACTCTTCATGTATGCCGAGGACTGGATCTACGCGCCGGCGGTGACCAAGATCGCGGAGATCATCAAGGCGACCAAGGACAAGATCCTGTTCATGAAGGGCGAGGAGAGCCATTCCGGCTCGCACGCCGCGCATGCGGCGCAATGGGCGATGACTGGCGGCGGCTCGCTGATCCGCATGGGCTGCCATCCGCTCTCGGCGGTGCTGTATCTGAAGCAGGTCGAAGCCAAAGCGCGCGGCGAGAGCATCCGTGTCGCCAGCGTCACCTGCGATGTCGGCAATGTCACGGCCGTCCTGAAGCCGGAGGAGCGCACCTATATCAAGGCCAATCCCGTCGATGTCGAGGATTGGGGCACGCTCACCGCGACCTTCTCCGACGGCACCAAGGCCACCGTGTTCTCCGGCGACATGATCATGGGCGGCGTGCGCAATCTGATCGAGACCTACACCTCCGGCGGGTCGCTGTTCGCCAATATCACGCCGAACACCCATCTGATGAGCTACCAGACCTCCGAGGAGAAGCTCGCCAGCGTCTACATCACCGAGAAGGTCGACCGCAAAACCGGTTGGCAATATGTGTGCCTGGAGGAGGAATGGACGCGCGGCTATTTGCAGGAGATCCAGGATTTCATGGAATGCGCCGCGAGCGGACGGCAGCCGCTGTCGGATCTCGCGCTGGCCTATGAGACGATCAAGGTGAACTACGCCGGCTATTGGGCCGCGGAAGAGGGGAAACGCGTGGTGCTGTAG
- a CDS encoding septal ring lytic transglycosylase RlpA family protein translates to MRAQTTFLLCLTSFLAVISVAQAESGLASYYSYAKASRGELTCAHRTRPFGSVLKVSYSGRTIQCRVNDRGPFIRGRIVDLSVPAARALGMMSAGVVRVSVE, encoded by the coding sequence GTGCGAGCGCAAACGACATTTTTGCTTTGTTTAACCTCATTTCTCGCCGTTATTTCAGTTGCACAGGCCGAAAGTGGACTGGCCTCCTATTACAGCTATGCAAAAGCCAGCCGGGGCGAATTGACCTGCGCCCACCGTACGCGTCCGTTCGGCAGCGTGCTCAAGGTGTCCTACAGCGGACGCACGATCCAGTGCCGCGTCAACGATCGCGGCCCCTTCATCCGCGGCCGTATCGTCGATCTCTCGGTGCCGGCCGCCCGCGCGCTCGGCATGATGAGCGCCGGCGTGGTGCGGGTGTCGGTGGAATAG
- a CDS encoding CmcJ/NvfI family oxidoreductase, whose product MGLQETKIESLPFVTAELNYLAPTSGKPRTYAFDPPPGEPKSTSLPEPHQVPIFDARLIADNFSLDREGFALVRHPTRVKDFYNDEEIRTVYYPAVEAFLRATLKADRVVIFDHTVRKRVEGAADIRGGGPRQPATRVHVDQTIVSGANRVREHLPDEAEELLKGRVQVINLWRPIRGPLRDSPLAMADGTTVAPDDLVASDLIYPNRRGETYSVKHNPNHRWFYFPEMTPDEALLLKCYDSATDGRTRFGPHTAFADPTTPRDAAPRESIEVRTLVFHKS is encoded by the coding sequence ATGGGCCTGCAAGAAACAAAAATCGAGTCGCTTCCCTTCGTCACCGCTGAACTCAACTATCTCGCGCCGACATCAGGCAAGCCGCGCACCTATGCTTTCGATCCGCCGCCCGGCGAGCCCAAGAGCACGTCACTGCCGGAGCCGCACCAGGTGCCGATCTTCGATGCGCGCCTGATCGCCGACAATTTCTCGCTCGACCGCGAGGGCTTTGCACTGGTGCGGCATCCGACCCGCGTGAAGGACTTTTACAACGACGAGGAAATCCGCACCGTCTATTATCCCGCCGTCGAAGCCTTCCTGCGCGCGACGCTGAAGGCGGATCGCGTCGTGATCTTCGATCACACCGTGCGCAAGCGTGTCGAGGGCGCGGCCGACATTCGCGGCGGCGGGCCGCGCCAGCCTGCAACGCGCGTCCATGTCGACCAGACCATCGTCTCCGGCGCCAACCGCGTGCGCGAGCATCTGCCCGACGAGGCCGAGGAGCTGCTGAAGGGCCGCGTGCAGGTGATCAATCTGTGGCGGCCGATCCGCGGACCTCTACGCGATTCACCGCTCGCAATGGCCGACGGGACTACGGTCGCGCCGGATGATCTCGTCGCCTCCGACCTGATCTATCCCAACCGCCGCGGCGAGACTTATTCGGTGAAACACAATCCGAACCATCGCTGGTTCTATTTCCCCGAGATGACGCCGGACGAGGCGCTGCTGCTCAAATGCTATGATTCAGCAACCGACGGCCGCACGCGCTTCGGGCCCCACACCGCCTTCGCCGATCCGACCACGCCCCGGGATGCGGCGCCGCGCGAGAGCATCGAGGTGCGCACGCTGGTCTTTCACAAATCGTAA
- a CDS encoding ABC transporter substrate-binding protein: MIRFIVAVALAFAGADLAGAQTTLRVGDQKGNSQAVMEAAGVLKDVPYKIEWREFPAAAPLLEALSAGAIETGLVGDAPFTFAAASGAPVKAIAAIRQTREGLAILVPENSPIRSFADLRGKKIATGRGSIGHQLILAALEKNGWSASDVQIAFLAPSDAKIAYTQGSVDAWSTWEPYVSQEEVLFKSRRIITSEGLTPGLSFQVARPDAIRDKRAELTDFVRRLTAARAWSLNNIDSYAATWGRLMNIPTAVPQNWLSRAKIRIAPIDDGVVADEQGTIDLYFRWGLIKQKLDAADIVDRSFADAIAKAGL, encoded by the coding sequence ATGATCCGGTTCATTGTTGCTGTAGCGCTCGCGTTTGCGGGCGCTGACCTTGCCGGCGCGCAAACGACGCTTCGCGTCGGCGACCAGAAGGGCAATTCGCAGGCCGTGATGGAAGCGGCCGGCGTGCTCAAGGACGTGCCGTACAAGATCGAGTGGAGGGAGTTTCCGGCGGCAGCCCCGCTGCTGGAGGCGCTCAGCGCCGGGGCGATCGAGACCGGGCTTGTGGGCGATGCGCCCTTCACCTTCGCCGCCGCCTCCGGCGCGCCGGTGAAGGCGATCGCCGCGATCCGGCAGACGCGCGAGGGGCTTGCCATCCTGGTACCCGAGAATTCGCCGATCAGGAGCTTCGCCGATCTGCGCGGTAAGAAAATCGCAACCGGCCGCGGCTCGATCGGCCATCAACTCATCCTGGCCGCGCTCGAGAAGAACGGCTGGAGTGCGAGCGACGTGCAGATCGCGTTCCTCGCGCCCTCCGATGCCAAGATCGCCTACACGCAAGGCTCGGTCGATGCCTGGTCGACCTGGGAGCCTTATGTGAGCCAGGAGGAGGTGCTGTTCAAATCGCGCCGCATCATCACCTCCGAAGGCCTGACGCCGGGTCTCAGCTTCCAGGTGGCGCGGCCCGACGCGATCCGCGACAAGCGGGCGGAGCTCACGGACTTCGTCCGGCGGCTCACCGCCGCGCGGGCGTGGTCGCTGAACAATATCGACAGCTATGCCGCGACCTGGGGCAGACTGATGAACATCCCGACCGCGGTCCCGCAAAACTGGCTCTCGCGCGCAAAGATCCGGATCGCTCCGATCGACGACGGCGTGGTCGCCGATGAGCAGGGTACGATCGACCTCTATTTCCGCTGGGGCTTGATCAAGCAGAAGCTCGATGCGGCGGATATCGTGGACCGCTCGTTTGCGGATGCGATCGCGAAGGCAGGATTGTAA
- a CDS encoding LLM class flavin-dependent oxidoreductase has protein sequence MSVEFIGFIANSNASETIVRQGPVLDPNYIETVAKAHELAGFDRALLAFHSTTPDALQVAQHVLTITKKLKVMIAQRPGFTAPTLLARQLATLDQLYGGRVSLHVITGGNAIELRQDGNTLDDKDERYARTSEFLDVVRLEWTSERPFNYSGKYYTVENGFSQVKPVQTGGIYTFVGGGSDAAIEVAGKHADTFALWGESYAQVRDVTARVHNAAVRYGRPTPRFSLSVRPILADTEQAAWKKAEEILERATALQDQTGYRRPNHATDGAKRLLALADQGARIDKRLWTGIAKLTGANSNTTALVGTPEQVAEVFADYYDLGVGHFLIRGFDPLPDAIEYGRELIPLTRKLIAARDQQRGIAAE, from the coding sequence ATGTCCGTCGAGTTCATCGGCTTTATCGCCAACAGCAATGCTTCCGAGACCATCGTGCGCCAAGGCCCGGTGCTCGATCCGAACTATATCGAGACCGTAGCGAAGGCGCATGAGCTCGCCGGCTTCGACCGCGCGCTGCTGGCGTTCCATTCGACGACGCCCGATGCATTGCAGGTCGCTCAGCATGTGCTGACTATCACGAAGAAGCTCAAGGTGATGATCGCGCAGCGGCCGGGCTTCACCGCGCCGACGCTGCTGGCGCGCCAGCTTGCCACGCTCGACCAGCTCTATGGCGGCCGCGTCTCGCTGCACGTCATCACCGGCGGCAACGCCATCGAGCTCAGGCAGGACGGCAACACGCTCGACGACAAGGACGAGCGCTACGCCCGCACCAGTGAGTTCCTCGACGTGGTGCGGCTGGAATGGACCAGCGAGAGGCCGTTCAACTACAGCGGAAAATACTACACTGTCGAGAATGGCTTCTCGCAGGTGAAGCCGGTTCAGACGGGCGGCATCTACACCTTCGTCGGCGGCGGCTCGGATGCCGCGATCGAGGTCGCGGGCAAGCATGCCGATACGTTCGCGCTGTGGGGCGAATCCTATGCGCAGGTGCGCGACGTCACGGCGCGCGTTCATAATGCAGCCGTCAGGTACGGGCGGCCGACGCCGCGCTTCAGCCTGTCGGTGCGGCCGATCCTCGCCGACACCGAGCAGGCCGCCTGGAAGAAGGCGGAGGAGATCCTGGAACGTGCCACCGCGCTCCAGGACCAGACCGGCTACCGCCGGCCCAATCACGCCACCGACGGCGCCAAGCGGCTGCTGGCGCTCGCCGATCAGGGCGCGCGCATCGACAAGCGGCTGTGGACCGGGATCGCAAAGCTCACCGGCGCCAACAGCAACACCACCGCGCTGGTCGGCACCCCCGAGCAGGTCGCGGAGGTGTTCGCCGATTACTACGATCTCGGCGTCGGCCATTTCCTGATCCGCGGCTTCGATCCGCTTCCCGATGCCATCGAGTATGGCCGCGAGCTGATCCCGCTGACGCGCAAGCTGATCGCTGCACGCGACCAGCAGCGGGGGATCGCGGCGGAATGA